In Bradyrhizobium sp. 170, the DNA window GCCGCGCCAGGCCCGGCGATCCAGCAATGCGATCGCGCCAAACGCGGCCCGATGAAAACGGGACGGACGCGCCGCTACTCCAGGCGGCTCTTCTTCCCAGGAGGCATTCATGAAAGTCACACGCCGAACCCTGTTGGGGACCATCGCCGCCGGCTTCGCCGCAGGTCCGCACCATCAGGCGTTTGCCGAAGGCGATTGGCCGTCGCGGATCGTGCGGCTGGTGTCGCCCTATGGGGCGGGCGGGGCCAGCGACATCTCGTTGCGTATCCTGGCCGAGCAGTTCGGGCGCAGCCTCAACCAGCAGTTCATCGTCGAGAACAAGCCGGGCGCGGGCACTCGCGTCGCCAACGAGCTGGTCTCGCGCGCAGTGCCGGATGGATACACCTTCCTCTATGCGGCCGCGCCGTTTGCGACGGCCGAGGCCTTGTTCGAGAAACTGAACTACAACCGCAAGGATTTGCAGCCGGTGGCGATGGCCATGATGGCGCCGCTGTTCCTGGTGGTGAACGCGCAGGCGCCCTTCAGGACCCTTCAGGAAAATGATCGACTACGGCAGGTCGAAGCCCGAAGGCCTGACCTTTGGTTCTCCGGGCGCAGGCTCGCAGCCCCATCTGGCCGCCGAGTTGCTGTTTCGCGATGCTGGCGTCAAGGGCCTCATCGTGCCCTTCCGCGGCGACAACATGGCCTACACGGAACTGCTGGCGAGCCGTCTCGACGCCACGTTAACCGCGCTCAGTACCGCCTTGCCGCATATCCAGAGCGGTCAGTTGCGTGTGCTGGGTGTGGCGTCGGCAGCGCGCAGCCCGATTTACCCCGAGGCTTTCACCTTGCGCGAGCAGGGCCTTTCCAACGTGGTCGCGTCCGGTTGGTACGGCTTCATGGCGCCGGCGGCGACGCCGGGCGCTATCGTCGATCGCCTGCAGGCAGAAATTATTCGCGTCCTGGCCGATCCCGAGGTGAAGCAGAAGCTGCTCGCCCAGGGACTGGAAACGCGTCCCGGCACGGCGGGCGAGTTCGGCAAGTTCATCGACGACGAGACGCGCAAATGGGGCGAGGTGATCCGCGCGGCAGGGCTCAAGGGGGAATAAGATTCAGTTCGCGTACAGGCCCTCGACGATCGGCAATCGCGCAGCCCGCAGGGCCGGAAACAATCCGCCGATCAGGCCCACGATCAGCGCCAGCGCAACACCCTCGGCAATCAGCCAGGGACTGAGCTTGAAGTCGAACACCACCTGCGTGAAGTTGCCGCCAAGGGTCGAGGCCGTGACGCCGTCGAAAATCAAATAGGTGGCGGCGGCGCCTAACAGGCCGCCGATGGCGGCAAGCAACAGCGATTCCGCGAGCGTCCCGACGAACGCAGGGAAGCCGCCGAAGCCGATGGCGCGCAGCGTTGCGATTTCCGTTGCGCGGGCGGCGACCGACGAATACATCGTGTTGAGCGCGCCGGCGACCGCCCCCAGCGCCATCGCGATCGCCAAGGGCCAGCCAAGTTTCTGAATCAGATCGGAGGTCTGCGACGCCTGCTCGGCGAAGTAGGCCGCTTCGGATTTGACGTCGAGCTTCAGCCGCGGATCGTTGTCGCTGTAGCTTTTGAGCTCATTGAGCGCGGCCGGTCCGGTGAGGCGCACGCGCACGGTCTGGACGATGTTGTTGCGGTTGAACAGGCTCTGCACCACGTTGAGATCGGCCCAGATCTCGGATTCGAACACGCTGCCGCCGGCCTCGAACACGCCGACGACGGTCCAGCGCGTGGCGCCGAACGACACGGTAGAGCCGAGGTCGAATCCTTCGAATTCCCGCAGCAGTGCCTTGCCGACCACGACCTCGTTGCTGCCGCGGCTGAACATGCGGCCTGCGGTGATGACGATGTCCTTGCGCAGCGTGCTGCCCTGTTCGCCGATCCCGCGCAGCGGCAGGTTGGCCTTGGTCTTGGTCGAGCGCTTGATGCCGTCGACCACGAGATAGAGTTCCGGCGAGATCAGCGGCTTGCCATCGCTGCCGCGGGCGATGCCGGGACCGTCCTCGATCAGCCGCACCTGATCGCGGCTCACCGTGCTGTTGATTTCGGCCTGCGAGCCGGCCCGCAGCACGATCGCGATGTCAT includes these proteins:
- a CDS encoding ABC transporter permease, encoding MRSLWLQVAAVTAINLRSIAQRRWLSLSTVIAIALVVIVLLAFLAMANGFQRTIAGSGADDIAIVLRAGSQAEINSTVSRDQVRLIEDGPGIARGSDGKPLISPELYLVVDGIKRSTKTKANLPLRGIGEQGSTLRKDIVITAGRMFSRGSNEVVVGKALLREFEGFDLGSTVSFGATRWTVVGVFEAGGSVFESEIWADLNVVQSLFNRNNIVQTVRVRLTGPAALNELKSYSDNDPRLKLDVKSEAAYFAEQASQTSDLIQKLGWPLAIAMALGAVAGALNTMYSSVAARATEIATLRAIGFGGFPAFVGTLAESLLLAAIGGLLGAAATYLIFDGVTASTLGGNFTQVVFDFKLSPWLIAEGVALALIVGLIGGLFPALRAARLPIVEGLYAN